From Magnolia sinica isolate HGM2019 chromosome 13, MsV1, whole genome shotgun sequence, one genomic window encodes:
- the LOC131222784 gene encoding protein RMD5 homolog, with amino-acid sequence MELSAIKDAFDRVSKKQKLSSSKTQEVIDQVGREIEHALSRMQSVQDAGSATDQKTILTELNSKLNEIGPINQIEGSQKELNVGLSKYAKLLEKSFVMDISKAYRNVDFDVHTVNQIIAAHLYRQGLFDLGDCFVNEADKPDATSLKSPFVEMYKILEAMRSRNLGPALAWAAANRDMLLQNGSTLELKLHGLQFVEILQKGSQSDALKYIWTFPAPLVSMHMPEIQKLTICLLWAGCLERSPYANFLSLMHWELLSEELTRQFCNLLGQSYESPLSVAVAAGVQGLPTLLKLANVMATKKQEWLAMKQLPVPVDLGPEFQFHSIFVCPISRDQGSEENPPMLMPCGHVLCKQSIVKLSKSSTRMFKCPYCPNEATITQCKQLYF; translated from the coding sequence ATGGAGCTCAGTGCCATTAAAGATGCATTTGACCGAGTTTCCAAGAAGCAGAAGCTGTCTTCTTCCAAAACCCAGGAGGTGATTGACCAGGTTGGCCGTGAAATTGAACATGCACTGTCGAGAATGCAGTCAGTGCAAGATGCCGGGTCAGCCACTGATCAGAAGACCATTCTCACAGAACTGAACAGCAAGCTGAATGAGATTGGCCCGATCAATCAGATTGAAGGGTCACAGAAGGAGTTGAATGTTGGGTTGAGTAAATATGCCAAGCTGCTCGAGAAATCCTTTGTTATGGACATTTCCAAGGCGTACCGGAATGTGGACTTTGATGTCCACACAGTGAACCAGATCATTGCTGCCCACCTATACAGGCAGGGCCTGTTTGATCTTGGCGACTGCTTTGTGAACGAGGCTGACAAGCCAGATGCGACTTCCCTGAAATCTCCATTTGTGGAGATGTATAAAATACTTGAGGCAATGAGATCCAGGAATCTAGGACCCGCACTGGCTTGGGCGGCTGCTAATCGTGACATGCTCCTGCAGAACGGATCGACCCTCGAGCTGAAGCTCCACGGGCTGCAGTTTGTGGAGATACTGCAGAAGGGAAGCCAAAGCGATGCTCTCAAGTACATTTGGACATTCCCAGCCCCATTGGTTTCGATGCACATGCCCGAGATACAAAAGCTCACAATCTGCCTTTTGTGGGCAGGCTGTCTCGAGCGCTCTCCATATGCCAATTTCCTGTCCCTGATGCATTGGGAGTTGCTGTCTGAGGAGCTGACACGGCAGTTCTGCAACCTTTTGGGCCAGTCTTATGAGAGCCCGCTCAGTGTGGCTGTGGCGGCTGGTGTCCAAGGGTTGCCTACATTGCTGAAGCTGGCGAATGTGATGGCTACGAAGAAGCAAGAATGGCTGGCGATGAAGCAGCTGCCGGTGCCTGTGGACTTGGGCCCTGAGTTCCAGTTTCACTCGATCTTTGTGTGCCCCATCTCGCGTGATCAAGGGAGTGAGGAGAACCCGCCGATGCTGATGCCGTGTGGCCATGTGCTGTGCAAGCAATCGATCGTGAAGCTATCAAAGAGCAGCACACGCATGTTCAAGTGTCCATACTGCCCGAACGAGGCCACCATCACTCAGTGTAAGCAGCTGTACTTCTGA